The Trichoderma asperellum chromosome 6, complete sequence region AAGCTATTGCCATTAAAAACAATATACCAATTCGAAAATTTCATAATTAAAGCGTTCCAAATAACCTGAACTGAAGATGTATTCACCAACACAAATTGAGACTAAGCCAGTCGATGGCGCTACGACGACTGTTGGTAGGCTAAGTctagctattataaactcCAAATGCTTGTGCTAAGTGGATTCAAATTTAGATGTAATCAAAAAACCTATTCTTATTCTCCCTTGCTACAAGGCCATATTCGCCTACTCAAATTGTTGCCAGATCAAGATAAAACTGCTCCTTTGCGATGCAGTCTCATTGATTATCCCTTGGAAGATTTAGCCGGGAGCAGTCATTTATACGATGCTCTGTCTTATGTATGGGGTTCTCCAGGGAAGACTCAGTATATCTCGATAGATAGCTGCGACCTACTTATTAGGACAAATCTTCATGTTGCGCTATTACACCTTCGAGATCGCTTTTTTGAACGAATTATATGGGTAGACACTATCTCCATTAATCAGCAAGATATAAAAGAACGCAACAGCCAGGTCCAGCGCATGGCAATGATTTATGCTATGGCTAGTCGTGTGATTGTTTGGATAGGGGAATCGGAGGACAATAGCGACCAAGCGCTTGAAGAAATACACAAAAGCACAGACGAGCAACCAACTGAAAATCACGGAGAAATTCGAAGAGCAGTCATTAAGCTGCTATTACTGCCATGGTTCAGACGCATTTGGGTAAAAACAGACATCGAACTGAGATTATAGAGCTTGCTAACAAGTTTTGTTTAGGTCCTCCAAGAAGTTGCCGCAGCCCGAAATGTCGTTATCCTATGTGGCTCTACGGAGATAGATGGATATGTGTTCTGCATAGGAGTCAACGCACTAAAACTCACCTATCAAGACAATCCAGGCTTAGGGAATTTAATCCGTACTGCAACTTACCTAATACGACGCACGGGCTTCTGGCCCAAAAAAGCAACTAGCGAGTCAAGAATATTCTCGCTCAACATAGGTCTTCTAAGCGAGCTGATAGATATGTATCATGGCAGAGAAGCTTCTGATCCCCGTGACAAAATCTATGCTTTGCTTGGGATGAGCTCAAATAGCTATAGCTTGACTCCCGACTATAATATCACATGGCAAACACTCTTTGAACGAGTTATCAGGCATATTATTTGCAAGCAAGTATCAGTAACAACTTGGCACGATAGAGAGGTGGCAGTAATCAAGAGCAAAGGTTGCGCTCTTGGGTATATTTCCTCAGTTAAAAGTGATACTACTTGGGATTACAAACAGcatattattatattgtGCAAAGAATAGGAATATCGTGACAAACAAAAATACCGGCAAATTCGTTGGACTATTCAAACGCCAGCAAAATCCATTCAGTATGACGATATTCTCTGTCTTCTACAAGGAGCATCACAACCAACGATCATCAGGCGATGGAGGGATTATTTCACTATTGTTCCAATTGCTGTCAACCCAATACATGATATACAAGCTGGAACCTCGGATAACAGTTGGAAAGAGACTTTACAGTTGGCAACAGTCGTGCCTCACGACTTTTTGCTCGTCTGGGACTGGACTTGGTTTTTGACTGAAAGTGAAGAAGATAATATGTACTCAATCAAGAATCAAATACCAAAAGATGGTAAGATCCGTCCACTTATGGAGACTGAATTAATACTAGGGAATTTGAAAATTAATGAAACAGTAGTTGAGAACGTCGAAAAGGCTATAGAGATTTATAAAACAGAGATTGGAGATGAACATTCATACGTGACGAATTTGACAGCAATTTTTAGAAATTCGGGCCGTTAtgcagaagcaaaaaaattCGAAGCGATGGCAGATATACTGAACCGGAGAGGAGATTACAGCCATATTACAGAATAATCAATTATGCATATTATATATTCATTTGGTGGGGAAGCAATGCAATTTCTCCTTGATCGGCGAAGTGATGAGGTCGTTATCACAAATGGGATTatcgaagcagcagcaaagagcGCAAAAAAGGGAGCGATGAAATTGTTTCTTGACAGGCGAGGAGACCAGATCACAATTACAGAGGATATCGTTAAAGCTACGGcaagaaatattttttatgGTAAAGAGATACTAGAGTTGCTCCTTAACCACCGAGGAGACCAGATCATTATTACAGAAGATATTGTTAAAGCGGCAGCAGAAAATGGGAATGGCAAGGAAGTGATTGAATTGCTTCTTGACAGGCGAGGAGACCAGATCATTGTTACAAAAAATATTGTTAAAACTGCAATAAAAATTGATTGGGTTGGTAGAGATGCACTAAAGTTACACCTTAACTGGCGAGGAGACCAGATCACTATTACagaagatattattatatttgcaGCAGAAAATCGGGTtgacaaagaaagaatgGAATTACTGCTGAACCAGCGAGGAGACCGGGTCATTATCACggaagatattattaaagcagcagcaaaaaattGGAATGACAAAGAAGTGATGGAATTACTTCTTGACAGGCGAGGAGACCAGATCACTGCTACAAAAACAAATCTCTGAGCTGCCGCGACACGTAGTTAGGGTGGATTTCTCAAGTTCTTGCTCGAGGCACGTGTTAGCATATGTCAAAAGTCTATAATGAAGCAAAACCGGGAGATGCTCTCTGCGCCAAGCGAATATTGCATAAGACAATACACACAGATATCACAAACATTTAGGGGTGTACACCCTTCTGGGTTGCAATGGTGAATGGACATAAgaaagttattaaaagttcTAGCACAAAAAGGGCGGATGTATGTCATACAAAGTGTCGTAGAATCAAGAGATGCAGTTCGCAACGTGATTGATAAAAGATCTTTCGCTTCTCTCGGCCTTCCTCAACCATCG contains the following coding sequences:
- a CDS encoding uncharacterized protein (EggNog:ENOG41) — protein: MAMIYAMASRVIVWIGESEDNSDQALEEIHKSTDEQPTENHGEIRRAVIKLLLLPWFRRIWVLQEVAAARNVVILCGSTEIDGYVFCIGVNALKLTYQDNPGLGNLIRTATYLIRRTGFWPKKATSESRIFSLNIGLLSELIDMYHGREASDPRDKIYALLGMSSNSYSLTPDYNITWQTLFERVIRHIICKQVSVTTWHDREVAVIKSKGCALGYISSVKSDTTWDYKQHIIILCKE